The Pseudomonas baetica genome includes a region encoding these proteins:
- the hisS gene encoding histidine--tRNA ligase, translating to MSKSLQAIRGMNDILPEQTPLWRYLEGTVARLLDNYGYKQIRMPIVEFTELFKRSIGEVTDIVEKEMYTFEDRNGDSLTLRPEGTAACVRAVLEHGITGGGQVQKLWYIGPMFRHERPQKGRYRQFHQIGLEVFNLDGPDIDAELIIMTWRLWGELGIRDAVKLELNSLGTSESRGRYREALVEYLSAHHDKLDEDSQRRLKTNPLRVLDTKNADTQAVLVDAPKMADYLDDESRAHFEGLKARLDAVGIPYVLNPKLVRGLDYYSKTVFEWVTDKLGAQGTVCAGGRYDGLVEQMGGKPTTGVGFAMGIERLVLMLETLEQIPEEISRQVDVYLCAFGEEAELAGLALAERVRDQLPNLRLQVNAGAGSFKSQFKKADKSGALYALILGDDEMAQQVVGFKPLRGQGEQQSIAWDALAAHLATCVVQG from the coding sequence GTGAGCAAGTCTCTGCAAGCCATTCGTGGCATGAATGACATCCTGCCCGAACAGACCCCGCTGTGGCGTTATCTGGAGGGCACTGTGGCGCGTCTGCTGGATAACTACGGTTACAAGCAGATCCGCATGCCGATCGTCGAATTCACCGAGCTGTTCAAACGCTCGATCGGTGAAGTGACCGACATCGTCGAAAAAGAGATGTACACCTTCGAAGACCGCAACGGCGACTCCCTGACCCTGCGCCCGGAAGGCACCGCGGCGTGCGTGCGTGCGGTGCTCGAGCACGGCATCACCGGCGGTGGCCAGGTGCAGAAACTCTGGTACATCGGCCCGATGTTCCGTCACGAGCGCCCGCAGAAAGGCCGTTATCGCCAGTTCCACCAGATCGGTCTGGAAGTGTTCAACCTCGACGGTCCGGACATCGATGCCGAACTGATCATCATGACCTGGCGCCTGTGGGGCGAGCTGGGTATCCGTGATGCGGTCAAACTCGAACTGAACAGCCTCGGCACCAGCGAGTCCCGTGGTCGTTATCGTGAAGCGCTGGTCGAGTACCTCTCGGCGCACCACGACAAGCTCGACGAAGACAGCCAGCGTCGTCTGAAAACCAACCCGCTACGCGTGCTCGACACCAAAAATGCCGACACCCAGGCCGTGCTGGTCGATGCGCCGAAGATGGCGGATTACCTCGACGACGAGTCCCGTGCTCACTTCGAAGGCCTGAAGGCTCGTCTGGATGCTGTTGGCATTCCTTACGTGCTTAACCCGAAACTTGTTCGCGGCCTCGACTACTACAGCAAAACCGTTTTCGAATGGGTCACCGACAAGCTCGGCGCCCAGGGCACTGTGTGCGCGGGCGGCCGTTACGACGGTCTGGTCGAGCAAATGGGCGGCAAGCCGACCACAGGCGTCGGTTTCGCCATGGGCATCGAACGTCTGGTGCTGATGCTCGAAACCCTGGAGCAGATCCCGGAAGAAATCTCCCGTCAGGTCGATGTCTACCTCTGCGCCTTCGGTGAAGAAGCCGAGCTGGCCGGTCTGGCTCTGGCCGAACGGGTACGCGATCAACTTCCAAACCTGCGTCTGCAAGTCAATGCTGGCGCCGGCAGTTTCAAAAGCCAGTTCAAGAAAGCCGACAAGAGCGGTGCGTTGTACGCACTGATCCTGGGTGACGACGAAATGGCCCAGCAAGTGGTAGGTTTCAAACCCCTGCGTGGCCAGGGCGAACAACAAAGCATTGC